One genomic region from Colletes latitarsis isolate SP2378_abdomen chromosome 10, iyColLati1, whole genome shotgun sequence encodes:
- the Rols gene encoding zinc-RING finger and ankyrin repeat domain-containing protein rolling pebbles isoform X2, which produces MAPPDRHRSPRPGSGLSLSVLDLAQIRALVESTGMLGGSTCPSCEMPFDKGKKRRLIDSCGHERCYSCLFRSEACPLCLHADFNDDDGLEGPFRDGFTGSSGPMSILAPTDGWIDESSTVNSLCGSPRPRTKVTTRANLPSRIMHQRETDGSITSMAKGLKNKPPAQPESSASHGRQKLQMMTQSCPTPPNQRKRFFLNPKVLRSSFVTQRSSRRGASSPEPVANDNPSALSVWMASSWEGKSRWPGVVLGKIKSLWSNSQGTANDGLNQLIDSRSKVTDDEGGCVKPLSSKTRKSSQSDLYMRLGLLLGANHARANSNVDTTDLPGVSHRSGAGACQSRVPIQGHDSSAASFSSLTSFETQTLASTNTSPVSTLTGTSSEAEAAAALRCPIKPKTKVKGKSKSRDCDSAGSLASISTSVSASTSMSMSMSVSVSGLSNGSSSPLTPRRHSVNASQAGQSDELGQFKNRRSCARRSARAGNVKGAVDAKLRFMQHHATQLTLKPLFFEVPLLETDPLFTGRQWLLHEVESVVNGSSPGVLISGSPGTGKTALVLQLVEHSCFGRRREQLLPSEISEEPEEKEKTGCTPALHASIRNTNEKVRELASHVVAYHFCQADNNSTCLVPDLIHSLAAQLCQAPQLISYREYLLSEPHIQGSLSQRECTVDPDLALSRGIIEPLSTLKKTNRLPETNMVILIDAVCEAEYHRPDRGDTIASFLTRHAPNFPSWLKIICTVRTQLLECAKQLPYTRVSLDRTSNDTTGSNVSKDLSDYIGYRLAQSPAIQTNVTASVNGKAESSCSANQTRFASHLLSLARGSFLFAKLTLDLIESGHLVAKSASYKVLPVSLAQIFQLHFNLRFPTATSFDKVQPLLGVCLAALYPLTLPEIFYSVNSLNTDRFVSWEDFLQRFKMLSGFLVKRLDNTYMFFHPSFREWLMRRDEGESTKFLCDLRLGHAAIAYRLSRLQAPLDGDKALELGHHILKAHVYRGVAPCWPSRDLQAIWLTSSTECVSSALCTLRNIYSPNVKVSRLLLLAGASPNHITEYLGNAPALCMYAHEGSVEMVSLLLEFGADVELTNSQGCTALSLAAARGHCDVVRRLAAAGASLGHTDMAGQCPLVHAARHGRLSVVGYLLACDWLVPNGENEPDNSQDIGREEAAQQAVVAASAQGHESIVEYLLDMAEVIVDRPDTLIGETALTIAAANGSTSTVSALLARGASPTAMNAKGLSPLILAAREGHWGTAERLLQGTLSSSTDTILDDAVTLLDQRDPAGRTALMLAASEGHTNLIELFLDKGSILESRDKEGLTALCWACVRGRLTAVQNFIDRGADVNTSDNTGRTPLDLAAFQGNPKLVQLLLEKGAAVEHVDLHGMRPLDRAIGCRNIPVVQCFLRRGAKLGPATWAMAAGKPDVLLILLNKLLEDGNVLYRKNRLKEASHRYAYALRKFPASPEEDCQGQEQGHVMLQLQTFAQLRLNFLLNLSRCKRKMNECAEAIELADEALKVRPVSYEAFYARAKARVDSELLEDALSDVHEALQMAPPQNRQDRRVLVALRDEIVSRLDDVEITKGCGDSVSRSRLRASVDTLTEL; this is translated from the exons ATCTTGCACAGATCCGAGCGCTGGTGGAGTCGACGGGAATGCTAGGCGGCTCGACCTGCCCGTCCTGCGAGATGCCGTTCGACAAAGGGAAGAAACGCAGGCTGATCGACTCCTGCGGCCACGAGCGTTGCTATTCCTGCCTGTTCCGCAGCGAGGCCTGTCCGCTCTGTCTGCACGCCGACTTCAACGACGACGACGGCCTGGAGGGACCCTTCAGGGACGGGTTCACCGGCTCCTCCGGACCCATGTCCATCCTCGCGCCCACGGATGGCTGGATCGATGAGTCATCGACGGTGAACTCTCTCTGCGGCAGCCCCAGACCGCGTACTAAAGTCACCACGAGAGCCAATCTTCCGTCACGAATCATGCAC CAACGAGAGACGGATGGAAGTATCACTTCCATGGCGAAGGGTCTGAAGAACAAACCACCGGCGCAGCCGGAGTCCTCGGCGTCTCACGGACGACAGAAGCTACAAATGATGACGCAAA GTTGTCCTACCCCACCGAATCAAAGGAAGAGGTTCTTCCTGAATCCAAAGGTCCTCAGGAGTTCGTTCGTCACGCAAAGGTCGTCCAGGCGAGGAGCCTCGTCTCCGGAGCCAGTTGCAAACGACAATCCATCCGCATTATCAG TTTGGATGGCCTCGTCTTGGGAGGGAAAGTCAAGATGGCCGGGTGTAGTGCTGGGAAAGATCAAATCGTTGTGGAGCAACAGTCAAGGGACAGCCAACGATGGGCTGAACCAGTTGATCGACTCGAGGAGCAAAGTTACAG ACGATGAAGGCGGTTGCGTGAAGCCTCTGTCCTCGAAGACGCGAAAGTCGTCGCAGTCGGACCTCTACATGAGGCTAGGACTCCTCTTGGGCGCTAATCACGCGCGAGCCAACAGCAACGTGGACACCACGGATTTACCCGGTGTTTCACATCGTTCTGGTGCCGGCGCGTGTCAGTCCAGGGTGCCTATTCAAGGCCACGACagctcggcggcctccttcagCAGCCTCACCAGCTTCGAGACGCAAACACTCGCCTCGACGAACACCAGCCCCGTCTCCACGTTGACCGGCACCTCGAGCGAAGCAGAGGCCGCTGCTGCGTTACGGTGCCCCATAAAACCCAAAACGAAGGTCAAAGGGAAGAGCAAATCTAGAGACTGCGACAGCGCCGGAAGCCTAGCCTCGATCTCCACGTCAGTGTCCGCCTCCACGTCCATGTCGATGTCCATGTCCGTGTCCGTCTCCGGCCTGTCGAACGGTAGCTCGAGCCCCCTAACTCCCAGAAGACATTCCGTCAACGCCTCGCAAGCTGGCCAATCCGATGAGCTTGGCCAGTTCAAGAACAGACGGTCCTGCGCCAGAAGATCCGCCAGAGCTGGAAACGTCAAGGGGGCCGTCGATGCAAAAT TGCGTTTCATGCAACACCACGCGACGCAACTGACTCTGAAACCGCTGTTCTTCGAGGTACCTCTTCTAGAAACGGATCCCCTCTTCACCGGTCGTCAGTGGTTGCTGCACGAAGTAGAGTCCGTGGTGAACGGTTCCAGTCCGGGTGTTCTGATCTCCGGCTCGCCAGGAACCGGAAAGACCGCACTTGTTCTACAACTGGTGGAGCACAGTTGCTTTGGGCGAAGGAGGGAACAACTCCTTCCGTCCGAGATCAGCGAGGAACCCGAGGAGAAAGAAAAGACTGGCTGTACCCCGGCGTTACACGCCAGCATCCGCAACACGAACGAAAAG GTTCGAGAGCTGGCATCCCACGTCGTAGCGTATCATTTCTGCCAAGCAGATAACAACAGTACCTGCCTGGTGCCCGATCTGATTCACTCCTTGGCCGCCCAGCTCTGTCAAGCTCCTCAGCTCATCTCCTACAGAGAGTACTTGCTCTCCGAACCTCACATTCAAGGCTCCTTGTCGCAACGAGAATGCACCGTGGATCCTGACCTCGCGCTTTCGAGGGGCATCATCGAGCCCCTGTCGACGTTAAAAAAGACAAATAGACTGCCCGAGACTAATATG GTGATATTAATTGACGCTGTCTGCGAGGCAGAGTACCACAGACCGGACAGAGGCGACACGATAGCATCCTTCCTGACGAGGCACGCGCCGAACTTCCCCAGTTGGCTGAAGATCATCTGTACAGTGAGAACGCAGCTGCTGGAGTGCGCTAAGCAACTACCCTACACGAGAGTCTCGTTGGACAGGACGTCGAACGACACCACCGGAAGCAACGTCTCGAAGGACTTGTCCGATTACATCGGTTACAGGCTGGCCCAGAGCCCGGCGATCCAGACAAACGTAACCGCATCTGTAAACGGAAAGGCGGAATCGTCGTGCAGCGCGAACCAGACACGATTCGCCTCGCATCTGCTCTCGTTGGCCAGAGGCAGCTTTCTCTTCGCGAAGCTGACGCTTGATCTTATCGAGAGCGGCCACTTAGTAGCTAAATCTGCGAGCTACAAG GTCCTGCCGGTGTCCCTGGCGCAGATTTTTCAGCTTCACTTCAATTTAAGATTCCCCACCGCAACCTCCTTCGACAAGGTCCAACCGTTACTGGGCGTCTGTCTGGCTGCTCTTTATCCTCTCACTCTCCCGGAGATCTTCTACTCCGTCAACTCCCTGAATACGGACCGCTTCGTTTCGTGGGAGGATTTTCTGCAGAGATTCAAA ATGCTCTCTGGATTCCTCGTGAAACGGCTGGACAACACGTACATGTTCTTCCATCCGTCGTTCAGGGAGTGGTTGATGCGAAGGGATGAGGGAGAATCGACCAAGTTCCTCTGCGATCTGAGGCTCGGTCACGCAGCCATCGCGTACAGGCTGTCCCGCCTTCAGGCACCGTTAGACGGCGATAAAGCGCTGGAACTGGGTCATCACATACTGAAGGCGCACGTCTACAGAGGCGTCGCTCCGTGCTGGCCTTCACGCGATTTGCAG GCCATATGGTTGACGTCGTCCACGGAATGCGTCTCGTCCGCGTTGTGCACCCTTCGAAACATCTACAGTCCGAACGTCAAGGTATCGAGATTGCTTTTGCTGGCGGGAGCGTCTCCGAACCACATCACCGAGTACCTGGGCAACGCCCCGGCCCTTTGCATGTACGCTCACGAGGGCTCGGTCGAAATGGTGTCGTTGTTATTGGAATTTGGTGCTGACGTCGAGCTGACGAACAGCCAGGGTTGCACTGCCCTATCTTTGGCGGCTGCGCGCGGACATTGCGACGTAGTTAGAAG GTTGGCCGCCGCTGGAGCGTCGTTGGGCCACACAGACATGGCTGGGCAGTGTCCTCTTGTTCACGCCGCAAGGCACGGGAGACTATCCGTGGTCGGCTATCTCCTGGCCTGCGACTGGCTCGTTCCAAACGGTGAAAACGAGCCTGACAACTCTCAGGACATAGGCAGAGAGGAAGCTGCCCAACAGGCTGTGGTAGCTGCTTCCGCTCAAGGCCACGAGTCCATCGTAGAGTACCTATTGGACATGGCGGAGGTAATCGTGGATCGTCCCGACACCCTGATAGGCGAAACAGCTTTGACGATCGCGGCTGCAAATGGCTCCACGTCCACAGTTTCCGCGCTGTTGGCGCGTGGAGCGAGCCCAACAGCCATGAACGCAAAAGGACTCTCTCCTCTGATATTAGCCGCGAGAGAAGGGCACTGGGGCACCGCAGAAAGACTCCTACAAG GAACCCTATCCAGTAGCACGGATACTATCTTGGACGATGCGGTGACGCTTTTGGATCAACGAGACCCTGCTGGACGTACTGCGCTGATGCTGGCAGCCTCCGAAGGCCACACGAACTTGATCGAACTGTTCCTCGACAAGGGATCTATACTGGAGAGCAGGGACAAGGAAGGACTCACTGCTCTCTGCTGGGCTTGCGTGAGAGGAAGGTTGACTGCTGTGCAGAATTTCATTGATCGCGGTGCGGATGTCAACACCAGCGACAACACTGGCAGGACTCCTTTGGATTTAGCCGCGTTCCAG GGCAATCCGAAGCTCGTGCAGCTGTTGCTCGAGAAAGGAGCAGCGGTCGAGCACGTCGATCTGCACGGAATGCGACCTTTGGATCGAGCCATCGGATGTCGAAACATACCGGTGGTGCAGTGTTTCCTCCGTCGCGGGGCGAAGTTGGGACCAGCCACCTGGGCGATGGCAGCCGGGAAGCCCGACGTTCTTCTGATACTCTTGAACAAACTGCTCGAGGACGGTAACGTGCTGTACCGGAAGAACAGATTGAAGGAGGCGTCGCATAGATACGCCTACGCCCTTAGGAAATTCCCGGCGTCGCCCGAGGAGGACTGCCAGGGACAAGAGCAGGGTCACGTGATGCTGCAACTGCAGACGTTTGCGCAACTACGGCTCAATTTCTTGCTCAATCTCAGTCGATGCAAGCGCAAGATGAAT GAATGTGCGGAAGCAATCGAGCTCGCAGACGAGGCTCTGAAGGTTCGCCCGGTGTCTTACGAGGCTTTCTACGCCAGGGCGAAAGCGCGAGTCGACTCAGAATTATTGGAAGACGCCCTGTCCGACGTCCACGAGGCTCTTCAGATGGCGCCGCCGCAGAATCGACAGGATCGACGCGTGCTCGTCGCTCTGAGGGACGAAATAGTTTCTCGGCTGGACGACGTCGAGATCACCAAGGGATGCGGTGATTCTGTTAGCAGATCCCGGCTTCGAGCGTCGGTCGATACTCTCACCGAGTTGTAA